The Apibacter raozihei DNA segment GGAGTTTTCCTCAAATATAACTTTACCATATCGGTCAAAGATTTTTATTGAAGATTTTTCACCGTTGAATAAATCTAAGCCACACATGGTCCAGGAATCGTTATATCCGTCGTTATTAGGAGTTATCAGATTAGGAATTTTAAAAATTACGGCTTTGGTACTTGCCGGATTACATGGTGTATTTTTAGAACGTACATAGATGGTATATATAGCCGGTTCCAGATTATTGAATACATTACTGTCCTGCCAGTTTATTTTATCAATTGAATATTCTAGAGGGGCGGGTCCTTCTGCATTTACACTTATGTAATCATTACCTGCATCAGTACTTTTTATAATTACTGACTCGTAATAAGTTACTGATGTTGTATAAGTGAAACTACATCCGTTGGATTTTGATATTGTAACTGAATAGTTTCCTGCTAAGTTAATGGTAATTTTTGTTAAATTGGTTCCTTCTTCTCCTGTACTCCATTTATAATAATCTTCTGTATTACCGGTATCAGCGTTAATAACTAAAGATTCATTAGGACATATTTTGTATTCTTTAGCTAATGAACTGACAGGCAATGGCAGTACGACCAAATTAATTTTCATGATAGAAGGACAATGAGAGGTAGAGCTAACTCTTACATAAGCTTCGTCTTCATTAGGCTTAATGTTAGTATAGTTTGTTAAGCTTTTTGGATTATTCTGATTGCGGGCATCATCATATGAGCTGTAAATACTGTATTGAGGATTTTCAGGAAGAGGCTGAGAAGGATCATGTAATTGCTTAACGTATTCTGAAAGATTAAAAGAAGCAATTCCGTCAAAATTATCATCACATTGTTTTGCAGGTTCACTGATAGAAACTAAAGGCACCTGACTGACAGTTGATATGGTAATTGATGTAATTAATGATTCACATCCGTTCTTAGAAGCTTTTGCATATAAAACATGATTTGAATTTGGAAGGGAGGTTAAAACGGTGGTCAATGGATCTATTAAAATAGTTCCGGCGTTATCTTGATAATAATTGAAAGTATATTGATCTGTATTTTCTCTAATAATCATTGCATTAATTGCTTCTACATCTTTTGAATTTAAAATGTAAACTCCATCAAATTTTTCGTCGCAGACTGTATAAAAAGCTGGTCGGGGTTTTGGAGTTTTTTCCATGTATAAACTCAATTTTTTTACTACATAACAGGCATCTTTTTCAAATCTGACCCATATATGCGCTTCATTATTAAAGAAGTATTGCTCAGGATCTTTATTTATTGATGTCACAGACATTTTGTTAGCGTCTTCTTCTTTATCGTGTAATGATATTTTTAAAGCATAAGGAGAGTCAGATATCATTTTCTCATTGATGATTGATAAGAGGTTAATATTATCTTTATAACCATTACCTTTAATATCGCAATAATATTCAATAGCATTTTGTGCTTCAATGGAGTTTATATTTTCAAATGTTAATTCAACAATACTGAAACAAGTCGAATTCAAATCATTAATTCTAATATAGATAATTCTTGAAGAAAGATTTTGGACCAAAAATTTAGTTGGTAAAACAATAGCATTGGAAGAACTATGAGCATCGTTATATGTTAAATAGTATGAAAAAGTGTAATTACTTAAATCTGTAGCCTCAATAACATTGTTATTATAAATGGTAAGATCAAGAATTTCTTTATCATCCAGATTGTTATCACATATTTTAGCTTTATAATTATTGGTATTAGCAAAAACCTGTTGTACTAATTTTAAAGGTAGTTTATAATAAAATCGACAAGAGTTCCAAACCAATATTTCGATGTAAACAAAGTTATCTTGGTTTGCAATAACATCCATTTCTTTAATTGTATTTTTACCTGTTCCTAAATCTTTTTCATTTGAGTAATAAAATATTTTAGATTCAAGAGGAAAACCTTGTATAAATAAATTATCTAATGTTTTTAGCGAAAAGTTTTCCTTACCGCTATGCGATAAATCGCATACAGGATAACTCGTTATTTTTTGAATATATTTTTGAAAAACTAAAATAATAGTCATTGAAAAATCACAGCCATCTTCAGTGTATGATACAGTTATAAATGTTGTATTATTGATAGTGTATTTTTTTATTTTATCATAACTTATCTCACCTAAGTAATCATAATATTTCACATTTGAAACTATAGTGCTTCCTTTTGCCTGATTAAAATAAGATTCTAAGTCAACTTCAACTTTTCCTTCATTTTCAGTATCGCATATTTTGAACTCTATATCTTTAATACTACCAGACCGTAATAAATAACTAAGTTTGATGATAGGTGGGCAAAATTCATTTCCAAAATTATTAACTCTTATGTAGATTGTTACACCATTTTCAACAGGATATTTAGTTACGTTTGGATATACAGATGTATTTTCTGAAATTGGATTGACCTGATTTTTTGCATTATCATATGATTTGTAATAAGTAAATGAATATTTTTGATAATCCGGAAAATCATTGATTATGTGCTTAGTTAAATCATCATCGAAAGAATAAGGCTCACAACTTGTATATGGTGGTAATTCTGTTAATTCAACCTGTTCATTAACTGTTATTTTTACTGGTAAAATAATGGTAGAACATTCAGGTACAAATGAATTAAAAATTCTTGCATAAAGTTTAATAGAACTAGGTGGAGTGCCAAGTTTTAAAACATCAATAGGTTGAATGTTTCCACCTTCTTTATAATTTTGAGCTTCCTCAAGTGTATAAAAATAAAGTCCTTTCCAATTATGATTATATTCATCAAAAGATAAGATACCATTTACTTTTACATCAATAAATATAGTTTCCTTATTTTTCTTTTCACATAGATTTAATGTTTGTTCTCCAGTTAGATATGGTTTTTCTTTAAAATGATATATTAAATTAACTATTGTATTGCAATCTGGATTGTTTTTGTTTTCAACTCTTAAATAAATCAGTTTAGAAGCATAGGTGTTTAATGTAAAAATAGGTGATACTCTGTCAGCTGGTAAATTTTTAACCGCTTGTTCATAGCTGGTATAATAATAATAATTATATTTTTCCAGATTCCCCAAAGTAGCTTCATTAGCTAGTAACTCATAGTCAACAGTAATTGGTGTACCATAATTAAAACAGGTATATTTTTCAATCGATTTTGCTACCGGAAATTCTAAGTTAAATTTTATAGGTATTGAAGTTAATATCTTGTCAACACCGCAGGAGTTATAATTAACTTCCACTTTATAAGTAGTATCTGAAGTTGGGCAAACTTCAATTGATTTTGTATTATATGCTATAGCTTTGGAGTCTGCATCGTACCAGGTTATTCCCGGAGTAATATTACCCTGAGGTTCAAATCTCCAAGCTTCAGAACCAGAATTTTCCGTGTCCCATTCTGAAATATCATTTCTATTAGCAGGGGCTATTCCGTTTCCATTACCATCTGTTATTGCTATTAAAGCAACATTCGGACGTTTCTCAAATTTAGTTTTTTTACAAGAATTTGGTTTTTGTTTTACATATATATCAATAATGTTTGTCGTTTCGTAAAGAACAATTTGAAACGTTGACTTTATGTTGCTGGTACATTCATAGTGATTCATATTGTTATAATTTATAACAAATTTTCTATATGGTGCTGTTCCTGTAGTATATGTGCTTATATTGCCACAACCTCCGGTTGATAAACATTCCAAGGAATTTGGATCAAGAATCAAATCGTGAAATAATCCATAAATGGAATACGATAATAGTTTACCTTCGTTTAATACAGAACTTATTTCGTCATTAGCTATAGGTAGATTGTAAGGAGCTCCTTCATTCGCGTAATCAGGAGTATTAAAAGAAATGGAACCATTATCATTTAAGATTAATGAATTAAAATTTTTCCCATACAAACAAAAAGTAAAGGGTATTTCAATTAGGCTACTCCAATAGTCATCTTCTTTTTTTATGGAAACTTCTGCTCCGTCTGAAAAATTACCTATAGGAACATAGTCAATTGATTTAACCAAATAATCAGACGTTTTTTTTATTTCCGGATAATTTACAGTCAAAGTAATACAATTTTTGTTGGAACTGTTAAAATTATAATCGCAAGAAATAATAGGATTTGGATTAGAGTTATGATCAACAATTTGAATGACCGGATCTTTTGTAGCTTGAGCAAAAGTTGTACAAGTTATAAAAATAGATAGGAACAAAGTAAATACAGGTGAGAGATACCGTTTATTCATAGTATATAAAATTACAATATCTGCAAAATTAATTGTTATTATTTACATTTGATTAAAAAATAATAAATTTTATAATGTTTTTACAAAAGTTGTATATATTCGATAAATGTTTTTTGATATATCTTGATATAAAATTAACATTCAACTATTTATGTTTAAAATAACATATTAAAATTACTATAATGATTATCATAAAAATTTCTACAAAATTTAAAATATTTATAAAAAGTAATTAGAAATAGTAATTATTCTCATTAATCAAGAACTTGTTATATCTCTACAATTCAATTTTTTTAATAAGTATCTCTATGATTAAATTATTACTTTAATGTAGGTTGATGTTGCAATTGAATTACAAATTAAATAATTAATAATTTAATGATTTCATAATTATATGGATAAAGATTTTTAGTGCAAAAAAGTTATAGAAATTAAATTAAAAATTAAAAAAAATACGTTAATGTAAATCAACGTATTATATAATTTGTTAATGAAATTTAAATTTATATTTATATTTTTTCAATATTGAAACCGGCTTTTTTAACAGCATTTATAATCTCTTCATCTGTTGCTGTATCTGATTCTACAGTGAGAATTTTTTCAGGTATAGAAGTATCCACAGACCATCTAAGAATACCTTTAACATCATTTAAATAGTTTGTAACAGCATTGACACAGCCTCCACAATCTATATTTGTTTTAAACTTGAATTCATTCATTTTATTAAGTCTTTATTTTATTCAAATTTACTATTTAATCAATACATTAAAATTATAAAATTAAGGTTAATTTTTACTTAATTTGGTTTAGCGAAAATCTTCATCATAATTTCTGAGTAATATCCATCCGGTAAATTGTCTTCCATCAATTATATCGATGACATACCAATATGAAGTTGTAGGCAATGGCCTTCCTAAGTAAAAACCATTCCATACGAAACAAGTATTTGAGCTTTGTGAAAATACTTCTTTACCGTATCGGTCAAAGATTTTTATTTTTGATGGTTGAGAGTCAAAATTTTCTAATCCGCATAACTGCCAATTATCATTAAATCCGTCTCCGTTAGGCGTTATAGTATTTGTTACTTTAAAGATAACTCCTTTTTTCTGAACGGAAATACATCCATTAGCTTTTGAACGTACATAAAAAGTATATACTCCTGGTTTTAAATTGTAAAAAGTGTTTTGATCCTGCCAGTTTATTAAATCCATTGAATACTCAAGAGGTTGAGGCCCTTCAGCAATTACTGTAATATAATCATCTCCTTCAAATAAGTCAGTGATAACAATTTTAGAGTATTCTGTTACTATTGTTTTGTAAGTATATTTACATCCGTTGGTTCCTGTTATTGTAACCTGATAAGTTCCGGCATTGTTAATTGTTATTGAATGTAAATTATACCCCTTATCACCAGTACTCCATTCATAATAATCTTCTTCATTTCCAGTGTCTGCATTAAGTACTAAAATACCATTAGGACAAATTTTTAGATCTTTTTCCAAAGGACTTACCGGAACGGGTAGAACTTTTAAATTTATGCTACTTAATGACGGACAATATTTAGTAGAAGATATTCTAACATATACCATATCATTAACAGGATTAATATTACTATAACTTAAAGGATTACTAATACTATTCGTTTGATTTTGAGCATCTATAAGTGTACTGTAAAAAGTAAATATGGCTGTAGAATCTTTTGTAATGTCAGAAGTAACAGATGTTAAATCAAAACTAGTTAGACCATCAAAATCATTATCACAGTTTTCTATGATAACAGATTCCGTAGAAACCGGTATTTTATCAGCCGTATATAAGGTAACGGTTCTTATTGAGCTACAACCATATTCATTAGTCGCTTTTACAACAATGTCTTCATTGAATTTTTCAACTGTATAATTTTGAAAATCAGTTATTTGATTATTATTATTTTGAGCATCAGAAATTGAATGAAAATAAGTAAAAGTAAAACCATCCGGATTGAAAATAACTACGTATCTCAAATCATCTAGATTAAGTGTAAAACGATTATCGATATTAGTATCACATACTAAATATTTTCCATTAATTAGTTTAGGAAGAGGAGTAATATTAATTTCAAGAGAACGTATAGTATAACATCCGGTATCCGGATTATCAAACCGTATCCAAACATATTCCTGCGCAAATGTTGCAGAATATTTTTCCGGATTATCAATCAAGTCCGCTGAATTTTTGGAATTAGCACCTTGTTCTGTTTTATAATACGAAATAGTTATATTTTGATTTGTTGATATGATCATGTTTGAAACATAAGAAGTTATATCAACATATTCTTGCATATCAGAATTATTATCACATAAGTTAGCAATTCCATTTTTAGCATTAATTATGTTAGCTGTATTAAAATTTAACTCAGCTATTGAAAAACAGTTAAGAGAATTTTGAACTCTTACATAAATAGTCGCAGGAAAACTAGTAATTGTATAATTTTTAGCGTTGGTTATTGATTGAGAATTTTGGTAAGCTGATTCATATGAGATGTAGTAAGTAAATGTATAAGTGTTTACTGTATTGTTTACTAAAGGTTTTTCATACAAGGTCAGGTCAACAACTTCCTTATTATCAGCATTATTGTCGCATATTTCAATAACTTGACTATAAACGGTAGGAGGGGATGATAACTGAAAATTAATCTTTTGAATTACATAACATGCAGAGTTTGAAGAAATTCTTACGTATAATGTTGTTGAAGTAGTAACATCATAAGTAGTAATTTCATTTTGCAGGTTTAAAGCATTTTCCTCAGTGGTATAATAGCTAAAAGAAAAGCCTTTAGTATCGTTTACTAGTTGAGAATTTAATGAACTTAATGAAATATTTTCTTTTCCGTCATTTGCAAAATCACATACATACAACTCGGATTTAATAACAACCGGATATGTATTCATAATTATACTTAGAGGTTTTATTGAGTAACAACCAGTAAATTTATTTTGAAATCTTATATAAACCGTAGTTACTTGTTTATTTACTACGAAATTTTTTATATCATTAATCTTTTCTGTTGTTTTTTGCTCTTCAGCACCAGCTTGGGAAAGATAAAACTCCGTTGAAATTTTTGAACTATCAATACCACTTTCTGTAATTGAAGAAGATAGATCAACTATTTCCGTTTGGTTTAAATCTTTATCACAAACATTGATAGGGGATAAATCATTAGTAATTACAGATTCAATCAGATCAAACTGAACAGGTATAATAGTTGGGCAAGTATCCACATAATTTATTCTCATATATATTTTACTAGTTGGAGCAGTTATTAAATAAGCAGAAGTAGAAACAATAGGATTATATTCAACAAGTGCTGATTCTTCTGAACTATAATAAAAAATAGTTATGTAATTACTTAAGTTGAAAAGAGTAGGAAGATTATTTAAATTATATGTTTCTTTACCGTCATTTTCTTGATCGCAAACCGCAACGTTTTCAACGTTATTTACTGTAAAAGGCTTAAGTTTAAGATTTACCTTATATAAATAAGCACATCCTGATATAACATTTACTTTTACATAAACTGTTGTTTCACCTTTAACTAGTATGTAAGTAATAGGATTTTTTCCAGAATTATAGTCTTCTAAAGAACCATAATAAGTAATACTTGAGGTTGGGTAACCCGCTAAATATAATGAATTTAAATTGGGTAGGTAAAAATTTACCTCTCCTTTATTATTAATATCGCAAATATAATATTCAGGTTTTTTTTCGATTTTCTGTATAATTTTAAATTCAATAGAACGAATAAAGTTACAGGAAGTTGAATTATCCGTAAATCTAACATAGACTGTGGTAGAAGGTGCTATAACCGTAAAACTGGAAAGATTTGAAATTTTTTGAGATAAATCTTTGGATGCAGCTCCTTGATAAGTAAGATAAATTCCTTCAAGTGTTATATCTGAATTTTCAGCCATTTGATTGTAGTAAGACTCTAAATTAACAACAGCCTTCCCCGTACCGTCATCACATGTAATTACAGTAAGGTTACTTACACCTGTATTTTTAAATTTAAATGTGATAGTTTTGATGGTGGAACAGGCTCCATCTTGTTCTATCTTAACATATATAATGGTATTATTTTGTACTAAATAATTTTTCGGATCAGAGATTGGATTAACACTTTCTTCCGCATTTTTTTGAGAAACATAATAACTAAAACTAAAAGACTGATTGTTTTCAACTGTGTTTTGATATGAGGTTAAATCATAATTAACTTTACCATCTAAATCATCATCACATAGATTTATTTCAATGGAATCAGCTTTAATTGCATGAAGAAGCGTAAAAGAAACCGGTATAATTGAGAAACATTCAGGCATATCAGGATTAGAAGCTTTAACATACACTTTAGTTGTATTGAAGAGTTGTAAGCTTGTAATAGGATTAATGCCTTTAGTAGCATCTTCGTAGCTATTGTAGTAACTCAAACTCATCCATGATTCATACCCTGTTATTTGAGCATTATAATTTCCCAGATAAATTAATTCAGATCCGCTTGTTGATTCACTACAAACAATTATAGCTTTTCCTTCTGTTAGTGTTGGTTTTCTCTTTAAATTGATTGTCAGTGCAGAAGTATCAAAGCAGGAATCAGATCTTTGGGCTCTTAAATAAAAGGTTTGAGTAAGAGTATTCATTAAGTAAGTGTTCAATCCACTCACAGGGTTAATACCATTTTTTGCGTCAGAGAGTGTTTTATGAAGAGTGGTTTTTAATCCTGTTTGGCTTCCTACAGCTTCAGGTATAAGATTTTCAAAATCTACGAGTTGATTAGGTGTTTCTCCTTCATAACATTCATTATGAATCACACTTTTGATAACTGGATAGTCCGAAGAATAATTAATATTTATAGAATTTGTTAAAGTAACAGGAGTGCAAGTATTGTAGGTAACTTCAACAGAAACGGACTGATTTTCCTTGTTACATATATTCACAGTACTACCTGTACCAATGTTTTTATGATTAGAATCATACCACTTAACTGACGTGCTGTTTGCTCCGGAGGGAGTAAATCTCCAAGCCTCATTTTGTGTTTCCCATATTCCTGTATTTCTTCCTGACGGGGATATTCCTTTAGAACCATCTTCATTACTGATACCTATTAAAGCTCTTTTTTCATTACCTATATCACAAGTATAAGGTTTATCTTTAATATAAACTTCAATTATATTCGTTGTTTCATATAATACAATTTGTAAAGTAGATTTTACATTTTCGCAACCAAAATGATTCATTCTGTAATAATTTACAACAGCTTTTCTAAACGGAGCAGTGCCAGTCGTATATAAAGATATTTTCCCACAATCGCTGATACAACCAAATACATCATTATCATTGGTCATATCATGATAAGCTCCAAATATGGCATTATGAATTAGTGCTTCGCTAGGTATTGAGCCGGCAATAGTATAAGGACATTCAGTCCCGGCAGATTCCGTATCAAAACTTATGACACCATTGTCTCCTACAACAATAGAATTATAGGTTTTACCATAAAAACAAAAGTTGAAAGGAAGATTCTGTACATTGCTCCATTTATCATCACTATCGATAAGAATCTCATTTCCTTCAGAAAAATTACCAATGGGACTATAATTTATGGAAGTCACAGAATAGTCTGTTGATGAATTGATTTCAGGGTATTCCGCTGTTAAAGAAATACAACCATTGATATCAAATTTATAGTCACAATTAACTAAAATAGATCCTGAATTACCATTCTGGTCTTTGATATTAATAGCAGACGAAGATATAATTTGTGCTGATAGTAAACTGAAGGAGCCCAACAAGCATGACAGGATAATGTAATATGGCAAAATTCTTATACCCATGATAAAGTTTCTTAAGTGTTATTAATGCAAATGTATTAAAAATAGTGTTTGAATATAATACAAGCAAGGATATTTATTAATTAATAATAAAATGTCAATATTAGATGTATTATTAAAAATAATAACAAATAATATAAAGCAATAGGTTTTTTTCTTTTTTATTAAAAAAAATATTGATATTTGAAAATTATTATTACATTTACGGAATATTAATGTTCATTAGAAAACAATAGTATTAAGATATGTCTTCTTAGCGAGGGGAATATACAGTTAATTGACTTTCTGCCCATTAGGAATTTAATTAGTCTTATCAATTATTTATCCTTAGAAATCAACCCTGCTTGTATATCCCCTCTTTTTCTTTCATAAAGATTTAAATTTTTTCACGTCAAATCATTATCTTTGTTAATCATTTTATTTAAATAATTAAAAAAATAATATATGCCAGGATATGAGCTTTGGGGTGAAGAAGAAAAAAAACACCTGAATGATGTTATTGAAAGTGGAATTTTAATGCGTTACAATTTTGAATCTGTAAGAAACAATCATTGGAAAGCTAAAGAGTTGGAACATGCCATAGAGAAAAAAATGCATGTTGGCCACGTACAATTAACCAGTAGTGGAACTACAGCTTTAATAACGGCTTTAAATGTTGCAGGTGTAGGAGCCGGAGACGAAGTAATTCTTCCGACATTTACTTTTGTTGCTAGTTTTGAAGCAGTTTTAGGCGTAGGAGCTATTCCGGTCCTGGTAGATGTTGATAATACACTTACAATGGATCCTAAATCTGTTGAAAATGCTATTACTTCCAGAACAAAAGTGATTATGCCTGTACATATGTGCGGTTCAATGGCTGATATTTCTGCATTGCAATCCATTGCAAAAAAACATAGTATCCTTCTTATTGAAGATGCATGTCAGTCTTTTGGAGCTACCTATAACGGAAAATACTTAGGAACGATAGGAGATATAGGTTGTTTTTCTTTTGATTTTGTAAAAACGATTACGTGTGGAGAAGGAGGAGCAATGATTACAAATAATGAAGAATATTATAAACATGCGGACCAGTATACAGATCATGGGCATGATCATGTAGGAACCAACCGTGGTGCTGAAAGCCATCCATACTTAGGATTAAATTACAGAATCTCAGAATTAAATGCGGCTGTAGGTTTAGCTCAATTCGGCAAACTGGACACTATCTTATCAATACAAAGAAAAAACAAGAAGTTTATTAAAGATTCATTACAGACAATTGAAGGATTAGAATTCAGAAGAATTCCCGATGAAAATGGAGACAATGCATCTTTTTTAAGCATATTTCTTCCATCACAGGAAAAAGCCAGAAATGTATCTCAAGCTTTAGCTTCCAATGGAATTGGTAATGCATATTGGTTTGATAATAACTGGCACTATATAAGAAAATGGGATCATCTTAAATTGATAAAAACATTGGCACCTCTATATAAAGAACATAAAGAATTATTACCTAATTATGCAAATGCAGATTATTCACAATCAAATGAAATAATGAGCAAAACAGTAACAATTCCGATTTCTTTACTCTGGACTGAGCAGGAGTTAACCAAAAAGGCAGAGATCATTAAAAATACAATTGAAAACCAACTTTCTTAGATATATAAAATTTAACAGTTATATTTCTTAATTAAAAAGAATAATTTAAAAATTTATAAAGTAGATATGAGTACAAAAACAGAATATATTCCATACAAAGTTAAAGATTTGTCTTTATCAGATTGGGGAAGAATGGAGATTGAATTAGCAGAAGCGGAAATGCCGGGATTAATGGCTTTAC contains these protein-coding regions:
- a CDS encoding T9SS type B sorting domain-containing protein, with protein sequence MNKRYLSPVFTLFLSIFITCTTFAQATKDPVIQIVDHNSNPNPIISCDYNFNSSNKNCITLTVNYPEIKKTSDYLVKSIDYVPIGNFSDGAEVSIKKEDDYWSSLIEIPFTFCLYGKNFNSLILNDNGSISFNTPDYANEGAPYNLPIANDEISSVLNEGKLLSYSIYGLFHDLILDPNSLECLSTGGCGNISTYTTGTAPYRKFVINYNNMNHYECTSNIKSTFQIVLYETTNIIDIYVKQKPNSCKKTKFEKRPNVALIAITDGNGNGIAPANRNDISEWDTENSGSEAWRFEPQGNITPGITWYDADSKAIAYNTKSIEVCPTSDTTYKVEVNYNSCGVDKILTSIPIKFNLEFPVAKSIEKYTCFNYGTPITVDYELLANEATLGNLEKYNYYYYTSYEQAVKNLPADRVSPIFTLNTYASKLIYLRVENKNNPDCNTIVNLIYHFKEKPYLTGEQTLNLCEKKNKETIFIDVKVNGILSFDEYNHNWKGLYFYTLEEAQNYKEGGNIQPIDVLKLGTPPSSIKLYARIFNSFVPECSTIILPVKITVNEQVELTELPPYTSCEPYSFDDDLTKHIINDFPDYQKYSFTYYKSYDNAKNQVNPISENTSVYPNVTKYPVENGVTIYIRVNNFGNEFCPPIIKLSYLLRSGSIKDIEFKICDTENEGKVEVDLESYFNQAKGSTIVSNVKYYDYLGEISYDKIKKYTINNTTFITVSYTEDGCDFSMTIILVFQKYIQKITSYPVCDLSHSGKENFSLKTLDNLFIQGFPLESKIFYYSNEKDLGTGKNTIKEMDVIANQDNFVYIEILVWNSCRFYYKLPLKLVQQVFANTNNYKAKICDNNLDDKEILDLTIYNNNVIEATDLSNYTFSYYLTYNDAHSSSNAIVLPTKFLVQNLSSRIIYIRINDLNSTCFSIVELTFENINSIEAQNAIEYYCDIKGNGYKDNINLLSIINEKMISDSPYALKISLHDKEEDANKMSVTSINKDPEQYFFNNEAHIWVRFEKDACYVVKKLSLYMEKTPKPRPAFYTVCDEKFDGVYILNSKDVEAINAMIIRENTDQYTFNYYQDNAGTILIDPLTTVLTSLPNSNHVLYAKASKNGCESLITSITISTVSQVPLVSISEPAKQCDDNFDGIASFNLSEYVKQLHDPSQPLPENPQYSIYSSYDDARNQNNPKSLTNYTNIKPNEDEAYVRVSSTSHCPSIMKINLVVLPLPVSSLAKEYKICPNESLVINADTGNTEDYYKWSTGEEGTNLTKITINLAGNYSVTISKSNGCSFTYTTSVTYYESVIIKSTDAGNDYISVNAEGPAPLEYSIDKINWQDSNVFNNLEPAIYTIYVRSKNTPCNPASTKAVIFKIPNLITPNNDGYNDSWTMCGLDLFNGEKSSIKIFDRYGKVIFEENSDTCFVWNGYYLGRPLPTNSYWYLINIPDGRKFTGWILLKNYNSLQMK
- a CDS encoding heavy-metal-associated domain-containing protein, translating into MNEFKFKTNIDCGGCVNAVTNYLNDVKGILRWSVDTSIPEKILTVESDTATDEEIINAVKKAGFNIEKI
- a CDS encoding T9SS type B sorting domain-containing protein, giving the protein MGIRILPYYIILSCLLGSFSLLSAQIISSSAINIKDQNGNSGSILVNCDYKFDINGCISLTAEYPEINSSTDYSVTSINYSPIGNFSEGNEILIDSDDKWSNVQNLPFNFCFYGKTYNSIVVGDNGVISFDTESAGTECPYTIAGSIPSEALIHNAIFGAYHDMTNDNDVFGCISDCGKISLYTTGTAPFRKAVVNYYRMNHFGCENVKSTLQIVLYETTNIIEVYIKDKPYTCDIGNEKRALIGISNEDGSKGISPSGRNTGIWETQNEAWRFTPSGANSTSVKWYDSNHKNIGTGSTVNICNKENQSVSVEVTYNTCTPVTLTNSININYSSDYPVIKSVIHNECYEGETPNQLVDFENLIPEAVGSQTGLKTTLHKTLSDAKNGINPVSGLNTYLMNTLTQTFYLRAQRSDSCFDTSALTINLKRKPTLTEGKAIIVCSESTSGSELIYLGNYNAQITGYESWMSLSYYNSYEDATKGINPITSLQLFNTTKVYVKASNPDMPECFSIIPVSFTLLHAIKADSIEINLCDDDLDGKVNYDLTSYQNTVENNQSFSFSYYVSQKNAEESVNPISDPKNYLVQNNTIIYVKIEQDGACSTIKTITFKFKNTGVSNLTVITCDDGTGKAVVNLESYYNQMAENSDITLEGIYLTYQGAASKDLSQKISNLSSFTVIAPSTTVYVRFTDNSTSCNFIRSIEFKIIQKIEKKPEYYICDINNKGEVNFYLPNLNSLYLAGYPTSSITYYGSLEDYNSGKNPITYILVKGETTVYVKVNVISGCAYLYKVNLKLKPFTVNNVENVAVCDQENDGKETYNLNNLPTLFNLSNYITIFYYSSEESALVEYNPIVSTSAYLITAPTSKIYMRINYVDTCPTIIPVQFDLIESVITNDLSPINVCDKDLNQTEIVDLSSSITESGIDSSKISTEFYLSQAGAEEQKTTEKINDIKNFVVNKQVTTVYIRFQNKFTGCYSIKPLSIIMNTYPVVIKSELYVCDFANDGKENISLSSLNSQLVNDTKGFSFSYYTTEENALNLQNEITTYDVTTSTTLYVRISSNSACYVIQKINFQLSSPPTVYSQVIEICDNNADNKEVVDLTLYEKPLVNNTVNTYTFTYYISYESAYQNSQSITNAKNYTITSFPATIYVRVQNSLNCFSIAELNFNTANIINAKNGIANLCDNNSDMQEYVDITSYVSNMIISTNQNITISYYKTEQGANSKNSADLIDNPEKYSATFAQEYVWIRFDNPDTGCYTIRSLEINITPLPKLINGKYLVCDTNIDNRFTLNLDDLRYVVIFNPDGFTFTYFHSISDAQNNNNQITDFQNYTVEKFNEDIVVKATNEYGCSSIRTVTLYTADKIPVSTESVIIENCDNDFDGLTSFDLTSVTSDITKDSTAIFTFYSTLIDAQNQTNSISNPLSYSNINPVNDMVYVRISSTKYCPSLSSINLKVLPVPVSPLEKDLKICPNGILVLNADTGNEEDYYEWSTGDKGYNLHSITINNAGTYQVTITGTNGCKYTYKTIVTEYSKIVITDLFEGDDYITVIAEGPQPLEYSMDLINWQDQNTFYNLKPGVYTFYVRSKANGCISVQKKGVIFKVTNTITPNGDGFNDNWQLCGLENFDSQPSKIKIFDRYGKEVFSQSSNTCFVWNGFYLGRPLPTTSYWYVIDIIDGRQFTGWILLRNYDEDFR
- a CDS encoding DegT/DnrJ/EryC1/StrS family aminotransferase; this translates as MPGYELWGEEEKKHLNDVIESGILMRYNFESVRNNHWKAKELEHAIEKKMHVGHVQLTSSGTTALITALNVAGVGAGDEVILPTFTFVASFEAVLGVGAIPVLVDVDNTLTMDPKSVENAITSRTKVIMPVHMCGSMADISALQSIAKKHSILLIEDACQSFGATYNGKYLGTIGDIGCFSFDFVKTITCGEGGAMITNNEEYYKHADQYTDHGHDHVGTNRGAESHPYLGLNYRISELNAAVGLAQFGKLDTILSIQRKNKKFIKDSLQTIEGLEFRRIPDENGDNASFLSIFLPSQEKARNVSQALASNGIGNAYWFDNNWHYIRKWDHLKLIKTLAPLYKEHKELLPNYANADYSQSNEIMSKTVTIPISLLWTEQELTKKAEIIKNTIENQLS